A stretch of Armatimonadota bacterium DNA encodes these proteins:
- a CDS encoding PEP-CTERM sorting domain-containing protein, whose translation MDSTNRLSAIGMALALAGVAAQSQAQTTIDVNPGDAWIGYMNVFEIPQHGGGYVFGSGWGTADLCATWAGSVLTLSPNTIGDPDPFWYTPSGGPGSVGNKIMDANMYVETTGTYVNEMLTFQGRVLSNTLVGKVDANGNGWSSVAFIKDFAADYSSFTQVTMALSPGDFSISLFTSANPGHHIQYGFETIGPDVWITDVAPYGNIEVTAVPEPASLVAIGLGLMLLRRRRL comes from the coding sequence ATGGATTCCACAAACCGACTTTCGGCCATCGGCATGGCCTTAGCCCTTGCGGGCGTAGCCGCTCAGAGCCAAGCTCAAACCACGATCGACGTCAATCCGGGAGATGCCTGGATCGGCTACATGAACGTTTTCGAAATACCACAGCACGGCGGCGGCTACGTCTTTGGCAGCGGTTGGGGCACGGCCGATCTCTGCGCCACTTGGGCAGGATCGGTGCTCACCCTGAGCCCGAACACCATCGGCGACCCCGATCCCTTCTGGTACACGCCGAGCGGCGGGCCGGGCAGCGTGGGCAACAAGATCATGGACGCCAACATGTACGTCGAGACGACCGGTACCTATGTGAACGAGATGCTCACCTTCCAGGGCCGAGTGCTCTCGAACACCCTGGTCGGAAAGGTGGACGCAAACGGCAACGGATGGAGCAGCGTGGCGTTCATCAAGGACTTTGCGGCGGATTACAGCTCATTCACCCAGGTGACGATGGCGCTTTCTCCCGGCGATTTCAGCATCAGCCTCTTCACTTCGGCGAACCCCGGCCACCACATCCAATACGGCTTCGAGACCATCGGGCCGGACGTGTGGATCACCGACGTGGCGCCCTACGGCAACATTGAGGTCACGGCCGTTCCCGAGCCCGCCTCGCTGGTGGCAATCGGCCTTGGCCTGATGCTTCTTAGGCGACGCAGGTTATAA
- a CDS encoding DUF3298 and DUF4163 domain-containing protein yields the protein MARKFLFLFCWLLAGLALAGEDVTTSKPKVLTASSPNKWSAQATLLALANHKSALCRVAEADTQKQEQSFFNAFVESARQAEDSIGKITSAKLSYESSLSLRFNDPRLLSFRSETYTYMGGAHGMANMRTYNYGFVKGKPVRFRLWDALKSDADSKMEMHMVLLEKAMALKGADWIDNGEVTEFEPIQYDRFWVSGNQLVFEFDPYELGPFSSGPMSVRVSLKEIAALVRTDGPLAFLLK from the coding sequence GTGGCCCGCAAATTCCTATTCCTGTTCTGTTGGCTCTTGGCCGGATTGGCGCTCGCAGGCGAGGACGTCACGACGTCCAAGCCAAAGGTGCTGACGGCTTCCAGTCCCAACAAGTGGTCGGCACAGGCGACTCTTCTTGCGTTGGCCAACCACAAAAGCGCCCTCTGCCGTGTTGCCGAGGCAGACACGCAAAAACAAGAGCAGTCGTTCTTCAATGCCTTCGTGGAGTCCGCAAGGCAGGCAGAGGACTCGATTGGAAAGATCACGTCCGCCAAGCTCAGCTACGAAAGCTCTTTGAGTCTCCGCTTCAACGACCCCAGGCTTCTGAGCTTTAGGAGCGAGACGTACACCTATATGGGCGGCGCCCACGGCATGGCCAACATGCGCACCTACAACTATGGCTTCGTGAAGGGGAAGCCGGTTCGCTTCAGGCTTTGGGACGCGCTCAAGAGCGACGCCGACTCGAAGATGGAGATGCACATGGTGCTTCTGGAGAAGGCGATGGCGCTGAAAGGGGCGGACTGGATCGACAACGGCGAGGTCACCGAATTCGAGCCGATTCAATATGATCGGTTTTGGGTTTCGGGGAACCAACTCGTTTTCGAGTTCGACCCCTATGAGCTTGGGCCCTTTTCCAGCGGCCCGATGAGCGTGCGCGTGAGCCTTAAGGAGATCGCTGCCCTGGTGCGCACCGACGGCCCCCTGGCGTTCCTGCTGAAGTGA